GATAAACAAGACCCAAAAACCAAAGCCCCAGTTGGCCAGAATGCCGAACCACACCACTCTGCCGAACCACTTGCGATATTTGCTGTTCATGTCGGGTCTCCTCGGTAGAGAACGACGCCATTTGGCCGCGTGCCGATCAGAGGGTCTTCATGTATTCGACGAGCGCCTGCTTCTCCGCGTCTCCCAGATCGGTTCCGTAGAGGTGTCCACCGTTGCCGTTGCCGCGCAGCCGGGTATCGAACTTGAAGAACTTTCTGCCGTCTTCCGCGGCCACGTTCGAGACAAAACCGACCTTCTTCTTGTCGAACACATCGTACCCCCGGTAGAATTCTTTCGGCCGCTTGCCGGGTTTTTCCAGAAGATCTCTCAAGGTCGGCACCGAGCCGTTGTGCAGATAGGGCGCTCTCAGCCAACTGCCGTCCAGGAGGTGATTGGCGTAGCCGTCCGTGGCGCGGAAATGAGTGAAATGCCACTTGTAACCCGCGCCGATCGTGTTCATGCGCTTGGCCATTTCCTCGTCGAAAGAATCGGCGCGCTCCGGGTCCGTGCCGAGATATTTGCTTGGAACCACCTTCCCGACTTCCGTGCCGCCGGGGTCATGACACTGCGCGCAATAGCGCTGGTAGATTCCCTTGCCTTTGGCCGCGAGGCCATGGTCGATCTCAAAGGGATAGGGCGGCGCTTTGAGATTCCAAATCCACGACTTGATCCGTTCGATCCGTTCCAAGTCCAGGGTCTCCGGAGTGGCGCCGGCGCCCAGGGCGGCGCTCAAGTTGCGCTCGTCCACCGAGCTGTTGTTGCCGTCCCAGTGCACCCACTGACCTTCGCGGCCCCGCTGGTTCCAGATGGTCATGTAATCGGCCGTCCCGATGGTGTCGTCCGTGGTCATGTCGAGATTGAAAACTATAATTTTATAAGGATTGAACGTGTCGACCCGGCCGGGACCCCACAGCGGCCGTTTGAAGATCGCCGTCGTCTCCTTCGCCCTTTCCACGAGCGCCTTCCGCGTCGGCTCGATCGAAAGCTTGGTGATGATTCGATCGACCAAGCCGAGATTCTCGGTCTCCTCGACCGCCGCCATGACGTTCTTGGTCGTGAAGCGCTCATCCTCGGCGCAGCGGAAGAGAAAGTTGAAGTAGTCCCAGAGATTCAACTGATGCGCGGAAGCGGCGAGGTAGGCCTGGGGTTTGCCGTCGGGAGTCTCCCTGACCGTCGCGGTGTGGCAGAGAGCGCAGGTGGGCCCCACGCGTTCGAGAGGTCCTACGGTGCGCTTCGAGAAACCTATGGGTCTATCCATTCCCACTTCCTGGACGACGCCGATCGAGCGCAACCCGCCCGGCATCAAGTGAGAGCATACTCGAGGCATGGCCTTCCAGATAAGAAATGGGATCCCGTTCGTGTCGCTCCCGATGGAGCCGTATTTGAAGTGTTGCTCGTCGTTGGCGTAATCGACCGGAATATTCCTGCGGTTGACCTGGTTGTAGATCGAATAAGCGACCACGCCGAGGACGACCAAAATGAGCAGGAGACGTATGACGCCGAATCCCGTAGAAGTCTTCATGCGACGAGCAAGGCTCGACTGAGTTTTCATGCCTCTATCCCCTTTCCGGGACCAACCTCGTTTTTTCCCGGTCTGATAACGACCCGAAGAGCCGGCGCCCCGAAAAATCTCGACATCCCGATCTTCTCCGACGGCCGAGCCTAAAAGAAATAAAGGTAGATCAGGCAGGCGACTAACAATAGACTCAAGCAAACGATCCAGAATCGCCGCTTCTCGTAGATTTCGACCGGCGTCAATCTCTCTTCGCTCTTCATGTTCCCTGCTCCTGTCGCTACACGCCAAACCGGATGTTCAGTACGTCGGCGGGTCGAAAACCGACATGATGCTTTCCATCATGTTCCGATACTTCTCATCGAAAGTGGCGCCGTCATAGCGCGAAAGCTCGTAACACCCCAGCGGGTTCTCGATGTCGTTCACCAGGCACTTGTTGCAGTAAGTGCATTCCTTGTCCGGATCCGGGCCGTTCTTTTCCATGAGAATTTTCGGCAGGTCGTTGTTGGCGATCAGCGGGCGCGCCATGGTCACGCCGTCGCACCATCCCTCGCGGATCAACTGCGCGATGACCGAAGCATGCTGAAATCCGCCGGTGCACAAGATGGGGATTTCATCGCCTTTGTCTTTGAAATGCTGCTTGATCGCCCGCGCGTAAGCGGCGTTGATGCCCTCGATGATGGGCCCGCGGCGGTAGATCCACCAGCGCCGGAACAGCCACCCCAGAATCCGGCTGCGGAACACGATGTAATTGGGGAAAACCGTCCGAACGCCCGATGACAGCATCCCATCGTACCAACGCCGGGCGGCGAGCAGGGGAAAGTCGCCGGGCGGGTTGCGCGGATGGGGAAAAGTGCTGCCGCTGGAAACGTGAAACGCGTCCACCCCTTCGCCGTTGTCCCGCAGAATCTCGCAAATTTTAAGCGTCTCCTCGAGCGAGTTTCCCGGCTTCAGCCAGGGGTAAAGCCAGTTATTGTGATCCACGCCGTTAATCTTCATTTGCAGGTGGAAATCTCTGCCGACCTTTTTTCGAATCGCGCGCACGACCTCGAGCACGAAGCGGCTGCGATTCTCCACCGCGCCGCCGTATCCGTCGTCCCGGTCGTTGATGCCGGAGCTGAGAAACTGCGTGAGCAGATAGCCGTTGGAGCCGTGCAGCTCGACGCCGTCGAGCCCGGCCTCCCGAGCCCGCCCCGCCCCCTCGGCAAAGGATTGCACGGTTCCGGCGATCTCGCCTTTGGTCATGGCCTGAGAAAGAATCCCGTGGAAAAAGTCCTTGGTGTTGGTCGAGCTGAGCGGCTTCCAGAAAAGATTCTCGATGCCGCCCATGTCCTGCTGGCGCCCCGAATGGCTCAACTGCATGATGTATTTGCAGCCGTTGTATTCGGGTCGATGAATCCGTCGCGCCAGCTCCTTCCAAAACCCGAGCTTGTTGTCGTGATCGATCATCGCGTAGCGGACCAGGATGCGGCCGCGGACCGCGACGGGCGTGAAGGCGGAGATGATCGCGCCGATCCCGCCGCGGGCGAACTTTTCCTCCCAGTTGAGGCGGGCGTTCCCCCCATGGCCG
This Candidatus Binatia bacterium DNA region includes the following protein-coding sequences:
- a CDS encoding c-type cytochrome, which produces MKTQSSLARRMKTSTGFGVIRLLLILVVLGVVAYSIYNQVNRRNIPVDYANDEQHFKYGSIGSDTNGIPFLIWKAMPRVCSHLMPGGLRSIGVVQEVGMDRPIGFSKRTVGPLERVGPTCALCHTATVRETPDGKPQAYLAASAHQLNLWDYFNFLFRCAEDERFTTKNVMAAVEETENLGLVDRIITKLSIEPTRKALVERAKETTAIFKRPLWGPGRVDTFNPYKIIVFNLDMTTDDTIGTADYMTIWNQRGREGQWVHWDGNNSSVDERNLSAALGAGATPETLDLERIERIKSWIWNLKAPPYPFEIDHGLAAKGKGIYQRYCAQCHDPGGTEVGKVVPSKYLGTDPERADSFDEEMAKRMNTIGAGYKWHFTHFRATDGYANHLLDGSWLRAPYLHNGSVPTLRDLLEKPGKRPKEFYRGYDVFDKKKVGFVSNVAAEDGRKFFKFDTRLRGNGNGGHLYGTDLGDAEKQALVEYMKTL
- a CDS encoding NADH:flavin oxidoreductase → MAEQNIPSHSADRDVIFEPLKLSKNLTIKNRLLRSSISGMFDDYNGHGGNARLNWEEKFARGGIGAIISAFTPVAVRGRILVRYAMIDHDNKLGFWKELARRIHRPEYNGCKYIMQLSHSGRQQDMGGIENLFWKPLSSTNTKDFFHGILSQAMTKGEIAGTVQSFAEGAGRAREAGLDGVELHGSNGYLLTQFLSSGINDRDDGYGGAVENRSRFVLEVVRAIRKKVGRDFHLQMKINGVDHNNWLYPWLKPGNSLEETLKICEILRDNGEGVDAFHVSSGSTFPHPRNPPGDFPLLAARRWYDGMLSSGVRTVFPNYIVFRSRILGWLFRRWWIYRRGPIIEGINAAYARAIKQHFKDKGDEIPILCTGGFQHASVIAQLIREGWCDGVTMARPLIANNDLPKILMEKNGPDPDKECTYCNKCLVNDIENPLGCYELSRYDGATFDEKYRNMMESIMSVFDPPTY